The Listeria welshimeri serovar 6b str. SLCC5334 genome has a window encoding:
- a CDS encoding helix-turn-helix domain-containing protein translates to MKYRNIRSIREDNDITQQQMAKLLNVSQNTYSQYETGKIEWTATALIKIADYFDVSVDYLLDRKKNKN, encoded by the coding sequence ATGAAATATAGAAATATTCGTTCAATTAGAGAAGATAATGACATCACACAACAACAAATGGCTAAATTATTAAATGTGTCTCAAAATACGTATTCTCAATATGAAACAGGGAAAATAGAATGGACTGCAACCGCCTTGATTAAGATTGCTGATTATTTTGATGTTAGTGTTGATTATTTACTTGATAGGAAGAAGAACAAAAACTAA
- a CDS encoding DNA cytosine methyltransferase produces MIVNAVDLFCGVGGLTCGVQKTGINVIAGYDIAKECQYSYEYNNKARFIHKDIKDISDNEISALYPENTDIRLLMGCAPCQPFSAYSHRYKESETRKQKMDLLDYFGKQVELVQPEIVSMENVPQLRNDPVFEKFITLLKSNNYFVDWKIVYAPEYGVPQKRKRLLLLASKIGEISLLEPTRTKDNYPTVREAISRLKPIKAGETDNEDFLHRARKLSDLNIKRIKSSFPGGTWKDWDEELLPNCYKRKSGESYKSVYGRLEWDKPSSTITTQFVGYGNGRFGHPEQDRALSLREGAILQTFPKDYQFVEKIEQASFVKLAVQIGNAVPVKLGEVIGESIKTHLENNKLLS; encoded by the coding sequence ATGATAGTCAATGCGGTTGATCTGTTTTGTGGTGTAGGTGGCCTAACTTGTGGAGTTCAGAAAACGGGGATCAATGTTATTGCGGGTTATGATATTGCTAAAGAATGTCAGTATTCATATGAGTATAATAATAAGGCAAGATTTATTCATAAAGATATAAAAGATATCTCCGATAATGAAATATCAGCATTATATCCTGAAAATACGGATATAAGACTTTTAATGGGATGTGCTCCGTGCCAACCGTTTTCTGCATATAGTCATAGGTATAAAGAAAGTGAAACAAGAAAACAAAAAATGGATTTATTAGATTATTTTGGAAAACAAGTTGAATTAGTACAGCCGGAAATCGTATCAATGGAAAATGTTCCACAACTTAGAAATGACCCGGTTTTTGAAAAATTTATTACTTTATTAAAAAGTAATAATTATTTTGTTGATTGGAAAATCGTTTATGCTCCAGAATATGGTGTTCCTCAAAAAAGAAAAAGACTTTTATTGTTAGCATCTAAAATAGGTGAGATTAGTTTATTAGAGCCAACAAGAACGAAAGATAATTATCCAACGGTGAGGGAAGCAATTTCAAGATTGAAGCCAATTAAGGCAGGTGAAACAGATAATGAGGATTTTCTTCATAGGGCAAGAAAATTATCTGACTTGAATATAAAAAGAATTAAGAGTTCTTTTCCGGGAGGAACTTGGAAAGATTGGGATGAAGAGCTTTTGCCTAACTGTTATAAACGAAAAAGTGGTGAAAGTTATAAATCAGTATACGGTCGATTGGAATGGGACAAGCCATCGTCAACTATTACTACTCAATTTGTGGGATATGGGAATGGTAGATTTGGACATCCTGAACAAGATAGGGCTTTGAGTTTGAGAGAAGGAGCGATTCTACAAACTTTTCCTAAAGATTATCAGTTTGTAGAAAAAATTGAGCAAGCATCTTTTGTTAAACTAGCTGTTCAAATAGGAAATGCTGTACCTGTTAAATTGGGAGAGGTTATCGGGGAAAGTATAAAAACACATCTAGAAAATAATAAATTATTATCATAA
- a CDS encoding ATP-binding protein has protein sequence MSEKEYNLDIDPRILELLGPHLYTNIYYILGELIANAYDADAKNVYVIDRIDEENKLIVEDDGSGMSYENKDVKNFLSVAKESRTNVVNSYTKVNNRRKMGRKGVGKLASLSVSENVNIKTIKDGEKSGFVLSRKVINKKLEAINEDTINFIKIKNHGTAIEMTNPTYKLPVHLSTMANNLLKIFPLVDETFRIHLIRGDKHEILEESQSALVRKMAVLTTLGEDYKKMNEFYNCDFKEQKNSLLKNKESKKIILNMLNKDNEEQDYTLEIKGWVGAYKTTREMKKNMQEFSDNFISLYANSKLGIFNILPIVGKNKLQEVYIAGQLHIDLFEETNLPDMALSNRQGYKSDDERYRKVLEYVKNELLPNILTDRSFYSDLLKAGKKEKEIKRQKKKEEELKEKSLDFKREVTQEMTSELSKISPINKNKVENIVNTQVNKHMNSLGLKSTIDFNKRKVLISHTKADKELADLIYKTLLSNGFSKDSILYSNCEDEEARIPAKMSIYGYLRDFFVDSISMEKIYVIYVTSKNMRTSWGAIAEVGAGWITQTDHCIFTLNDFSPEAPLDVRRQYQNTMRFEDEFYMDNIEFDKFCSFIEDIGKKFGCNILSRDKNKEALKDDVHVVSSDELFKLKQKYSSNSN, from the coding sequence ATGAGTGAAAAAGAATACAATCTGGATATTGATCCAAGAATATTAGAATTATTAGGCCCCCATTTGTATACGAATATCTATTACATTTTAGGGGAATTAATAGCTAATGCTTATGATGCAGATGCTAAAAATGTATATGTAATAGATAGAATAGATGAAGAAAACAAACTTATTGTTGAAGATGATGGTAGCGGAATGTCTTATGAGAATAAGGATGTTAAAAATTTTTTGAGTGTCGCTAAAGAAAGTAGAACGAACGTAGTAAATTCATATACAAAAGTAAATAATCGTCGAAAAATGGGGAGAAAGGGTGTGGGGAAACTTGCCTCCCTATCAGTCTCGGAGAATGTGAATATTAAGACAATAAAAGATGGTGAAAAATCTGGATTTGTATTATCAAGAAAGGTTATCAATAAAAAATTAGAAGCAATTAATGAAGATACCATTAACTTTATTAAAATTAAAAATCATGGAACCGCAATTGAGATGACAAATCCTACATATAAATTACCTGTTCATTTAAGTACAATGGCGAACAATCTCTTGAAAATATTTCCGCTTGTAGATGAAACATTTAGAATTCATCTTATTAGAGGAGATAAACATGAAATTTTGGAAGAATCACAGAGCGCTTTAGTCAGGAAAATGGCTGTTTTAACTACTTTAGGTGAAGATTATAAGAAGATGAATGAATTCTATAATTGCGATTTCAAGGAACAGAAAAATAGTTTATTGAAAAATAAAGAATCTAAAAAAATTATACTTAATATGCTCAATAAAGATAACGAGGAACAAGATTATACTTTAGAAATTAAGGGATGGGTAGGGGCATACAAAACCACCAGAGAAATGAAAAAAAACATGCAAGAATTTTCTGATAATTTCATTTCACTTTATGCTAATTCAAAACTTGGGATATTTAATATTTTACCAATTGTAGGGAAAAATAAATTACAAGAGGTATATATCGCTGGTCAACTTCATATTGATCTATTTGAGGAAACTAATCTTCCAGATATGGCTTTAAGTAATAGACAAGGGTATAAAAGTGATGATGAGAGATATCGAAAAGTTTTAGAATACGTTAAAAATGAACTTTTACCTAACATTTTGACAGATAGATCTTTTTATTCTGACCTTTTGAAAGCTGGAAAGAAAGAGAAAGAAATAAAGCGACAAAAGAAGAAAGAAGAAGAATTAAAAGAAAAAAGTCTGGATTTCAAACGTGAAGTAACACAAGAAATGACTAGTGAACTTTCTAAAATAAGTCCAATAAATAAGAATAAAGTCGAAAATATTGTAAATACTCAGGTAAATAAGCATATGAATTCTTTAGGATTAAAATCAACAATTGATTTTAATAAAAGAAAGGTCTTGATTAGCCATACAAAAGCTGATAAAGAATTAGCAGATCTTATATATAAAACGCTTCTTAGCAATGGATTTTCAAAAGATTCTATTCTATACAGTAACTGTGAAGATGAAGAAGCGAGAATTCCGGCTAAGATGAGTATATATGGTTATCTGAGAGATTTTTTTGTGGATAGTATTTCTATGGAAAAAATATATGTTATTTATGTTACTAGTAAAAATATGAGGACCTCGTGGGGCGCGATAGCTGAGGTAGGCGCAGGGTGGATTACACAAACAGACCATTGTATATTTACTCTTAATGATTTTTCACCAGAAGCACCTTTGGATGTAAGGCGACAATATCAGAATACAATGAGATTTGAAGATGAATTTTATATGGATAATATTGAGTTTGATAAGTTTTGTAGTTTTATAGAAGATATTGGAAAGAAATTTGGATGTAATATTCTCAGTAGAGACAAGAATAAAGAAGCATTAAAAGATGATGTTCACGTTGTTTCAAGTGATGAATTATTTAAGCTAAAACAAAAATATTCATCAAACTCTAATTAA
- a CDS encoding glycoside hydrolase family 1 protein, giving the protein MHTNTGFPADFLWGGAAAANQFEGAYNVDGKGLSVQDVTPKGGFGHITDGPTPDNLKLEGIDFYHRYKDDVKLFAEMGFKVFRTSIAWSRIFPNGDETEPNEAGLQFYDDLFDELLAHNIEPLITLSHYETPLHLSKTYDGWVNRKMIGFYENYVRTVFNRYKGKVKYWLTFNEINSILHAPFMSGGISTSPDKLSQKDLYQAVHHELVASALATKIGHEIMPEAQIGCMVLAMPTYPLTSHPDDIIAVMESERKNYFFSDVHVRGTYPGYMKRYFKENNIELDVTEEDLEILKNTVDFISFSYYMSTTETADESKREAGAGNILGGVQNPYLEASEWGWQIDPQGLRVVLNDFWDRYQTPLFIVENGLGAIDQLEQDENGNYTVNDDYRINYLSAHLSQVKEAIKDGVELMGYTSWGCIDLVSASTAEMKKRYGFIYVDRNNDGTGSLNRYKKKSFDWYKNVIATNGEDL; this is encoded by the coding sequence ATGCATACAAATACAGGATTTCCAGCCGACTTTTTATGGGGTGGAGCTGCTGCTGCAAACCAATTCGAAGGCGCTTACAACGTCGATGGAAAAGGACTTTCCGTTCAGGATGTTACTCCAAAAGGCGGATTCGGTCACATTACTGACGGTCCAACACCAGATAACTTAAAACTAGAAGGAATCGACTTTTATCACCGTTACAAAGATGATGTGAAACTTTTTGCCGAAATGGGCTTCAAGGTTTTCCGCACTTCTATCGCTTGGTCTCGTATTTTCCCAAATGGTGATGAAACTGAACCAAACGAAGCAGGACTACAATTTTACGATGATTTATTCGATGAACTTCTAGCACATAACATTGAACCACTGATTACATTATCTCATTATGAAACGCCACTTCACCTATCTAAAACATACGATGGCTGGGTCAACAGAAAAATGATTGGCTTCTATGAAAACTATGTCCGTACCGTATTTAATCGTTACAAAGGCAAAGTAAAATATTGGCTAACATTTAATGAAATCAACTCGATTTTACATGCTCCATTCATGAGCGGCGGTATTTCTACAAGCCCAGATAAATTATCACAAAAAGACTTATATCAAGCTGTCCATCATGAACTTGTAGCGAGCGCGCTAGCTACAAAAATCGGTCATGAAATCATGCCAGAAGCTCAAATCGGTTGTATGGTTCTGGCAATGCCAACTTATCCGCTTACTTCTCATCCAGATGATATTATCGCTGTTATGGAATCAGAGCGTAAAAACTATTTCTTCTCTGACGTCCATGTCCGTGGAACTTACCCTGGCTACATGAAACGCTATTTTAAAGAAAACAACATCGAATTAGATGTAACGGAAGAAGACTTAGAAATTCTTAAAAACACAGTAGATTTCATTTCATTCAGTTATTACATGAGCACAACCGAAACAGCTGACGAATCAAAACGTGAAGCTGGCGCAGGAAACATTCTAGGCGGCGTACAAAACCCTTACCTAGAAGCATCCGAATGGGGCTGGCAAATCGATCCACAAGGATTACGCGTTGTCCTAAACGATTTCTGGGATAGATACCAAACACCACTTTTCATCGTAGAAAATGGTCTTGGTGCTATTGATCAACTTGAACAAGATGAAAACGGCAACTACACAGTGAACGATGACTACCGCATTAACTATTTAAGCGCTCATTTATCTCAAGTAAAAGAAGCGATTAAAGACGGCGTTGAGCTGATGGGTTACACTTCTTGGGGTTGTATCGACCTTGTTAGTGCTTCCACTGCTGAAATGAAAAAACGTTACGGCTTTATTTATGTCGATCGCAACAATGACGGCACAGGTTCGCTAAATCGTTATAAAAAGAAAAGTTTTGATTGGTACAAGAACGTAATTGCTACCAATGGTGAAGATTTATAA
- a CDS encoding GAP family protein, which produces MGAAFSAILSPAVGILISPFPIVGLILILLSNKARINSIFYTIGWIVGNIAIFLIGLFLMSSAVSSSGDQSMLVKIILIVLGVLLILLGVHDFSKRPKNGEKAATPKWFEKMSNIKPGGAMIFAFLLSAVNPKNMLLSLTAGVSVGALNLAGGQEITATIIFGIIACCSIYIPTIAFLLAGKRLNKVLDSTRNWLIQNNSVIMAVLFLFIGLSVISKAF; this is translated from the coding sequence ATGGGAGCAGCATTTTCAGCTATATTATCACCAGCAGTGGGGATTTTAATTAGCCCATTTCCAATTGTAGGACTTATATTGATTTTACTTAGCAACAAGGCGCGCATTAACAGTATTTTTTATACTATCGGGTGGATTGTTGGTAATATTGCTATTTTCTTAATTGGGTTATTTTTGATGAGTTCAGCAGTAAGTTCATCAGGAGATCAATCAATGTTAGTTAAGATTATTCTGATTGTACTAGGGGTATTACTTATTTTACTTGGAGTACACGACTTTTCAAAAAGACCAAAGAACGGTGAGAAAGCTGCAACACCAAAATGGTTTGAAAAAATGAGCAATATTAAACCAGGTGGCGCAATGATTTTTGCATTTCTATTATCTGCTGTGAATCCTAAAAACATGTTACTTTCACTTACAGCGGGAGTTAGTGTAGGGGCACTTAATTTAGCTGGCGGACAAGAAATTACAGCGACAATTATATTTGGAATTATTGCTTGTTGTTCGATTTATATTCCAACAATTGCATTCTTACTAGCTGGTAAACGACTAAACAAAGTGCTAGATAGTACACGTAATTGGCTTATTCAAAACAATTCAGTAATTATGGCTGTCTTGTTCTTATTCATTGGTCTAAGTGTTATTAGCAAAGCGTTTTAA
- a CDS encoding GNAT family N-acetyltransferase has product MIRLCTLTDLKPLLEISYKTFDETFRAQNKPENMEKYLNTTFTTERLQSELENPHSYFYFIYYQESIAGYLKLNTRNAQTEEITGNTIEIERIYLLKSFQKNGLGKELFQHALKVAKEVKAEKIWLGVWEKNINAMQFYEKMGFVQDGKHAFYMGDDQQTDIIMIKNIKN; this is encoded by the coding sequence ATGATTCGACTATGCACACTAACTGATTTAAAACCGCTTTTAGAAATAAGTTATAAGACATTTGATGAAACCTTTAGAGCGCAAAATAAGCCAGAAAACATGGAGAAATATTTAAACACAACTTTTACGACAGAACGATTGCAGAGTGAGTTGGAGAATCCGCATTCCTATTTTTATTTCATTTATTACCAAGAATCAATTGCTGGGTATTTAAAATTAAATACAAGAAATGCTCAAACAGAAGAAATCACAGGCAACACTATCGAAATTGAGCGTATATATTTATTAAAATCATTTCAAAAAAATGGACTAGGCAAAGAACTCTTTCAACACGCTCTCAAGGTTGCAAAAGAAGTCAAAGCAGAAAAAATATGGTTAGGAGTTTGGGAAAAGAATATTAATGCTATGCAATTCTATGAAAAAATGGGATTTGTTCAAGACGGGAAACATGCTTTTTATATGGGAGATGACCAGCAAACAGATATTATTATGATAAAGAATATAAAAAATTAG
- a CDS encoding MarR family winged helix-turn-helix transcriptional regulator: MKDILRNIGVIARALDSISNIEFKELNLSKGQFVYLVRICEHPGIIQEKLVDMLKIDRATASRAIKNLEKNELITKQQDNNNKKNKLLFPTKKGLELYPLIIRENEYSNSVALKGFSESEINILSEALDKVKDNIADDWLYVKKGNKRNY; this comes from the coding sequence ATGAAAGATATTTTAAGAAATATAGGCGTTATCGCACGAGCGCTTGATTCTATAAGTAATATAGAATTTAAAGAATTAAATCTGTCCAAAGGCCAATTTGTTTATTTAGTGAGGATTTGCGAGCACCCTGGAATCATCCAAGAAAAATTAGTAGATATGCTAAAAATTGATAGAGCAACAGCTTCCAGAGCCATTAAGAATCTAGAAAAAAATGAATTAATAACGAAGCAGCAAGACAATAACAATAAAAAAAACAAATTGCTATTTCCGACAAAAAAAGGACTGGAATTATATCCCTTAATCATCCGAGAAAATGAATATTCAAATTCTGTAGCCTTAAAAGGATTTTCTGAATCAGAAATTAATATTCTTTCTGAAGCATTAGATAAAGTTAAAGACAACATTGCAGATGACTGGTTATATGTAAAAAAAGGTAATAAAAGAAACTATTGA
- a CDS encoding inorganic diphosphatase: MKKLKLKVTVDRPIGYTDKFGNVYPLNYGFVEGVIGGDGEEQDVYILSREISEPLETFEGELIAIITRKDDVEEKWIVAPPTEHFSVEEMKGKVHFIEQYFDSEIELIE; the protein is encoded by the coding sequence ATGAAAAAACTAAAATTAAAAGTAACTGTTGATCGACCAATTGGATACACTGATAAATTCGGTAATGTTTATCCGCTGAATTATGGATTTGTGGAAGGCGTTATTGGTGGTGATGGGGAAGAGCAAGATGTTTATATTTTATCACGAGAAATATCTGAACCACTTGAAACCTTTGAAGGCGAGCTGATTGCGATAATTACTCGGAAGGATGATGTGGAAGAGAAGTGGATAGTAGCTCCTCCAACAGAGCATTTTAGTGTGGAAGAAATGAAGGGAAAAGTGCATTTTATCGAGCAATACTTCGATTCGGAAATTGAATTAATTGAGTGA
- the tkt gene encoding transketolase: MSRIDEQMVNSIRVLSMDMIEKANSGHPGLPMGAAPMAFSLWKNHLKFNPEHPTWFNRDRFVLSAGHGSAMLYSLLHLFGYDLPMSELKNFRQTGSKTPGHPEFGHTVGVDATTGPLGQGFAMGVGMAMAEAHLGAKFNQPEFPVVDHNTYVLCGDGCLMEGISYEAASLAGHLKLGKLVVLYDSNDISLDGDLNESFSEDIELRFRAAGWQTLRVDDGNDLDALDAAIHLAKTEKSRPTLIEVKTVIGYGSPGKAGKSAAHGSPLGEKELKLAKESYDWQMPPFELPKTVENQKEFYHSKGRASESSWLRTFNAYKQKYPELAESLQQLMDDNLTPDWDKDLPVFGEKDDKPVATREVSGTVLQELEKKLPNLFGGAADLASSNKTNLKASERFAPGNYAAKNISFGVREFAMGAAVNGMTLHGGVQAFGATFFVFSDYLRSAIRSAALMGIPSTFIMTHDSIAVGEDGPTHEPIEHLASFRAMPGLHVIRPADGNETVEAYRYAFTQKEQPTMLVLSRQNLPILPKSAEKAKTGLSKGAYILADSPLEKLDIILLASGSEVHLMIEVRDNLAKKGFGARVVSMPSFDLFDKQNSDYKETILPKAVKKRFAAEMGASYGWHKYLGDAGEILAIDSFGMSGPGDELAEQFGFTVKNLTELALKQL; the protein is encoded by the coding sequence ATGAGCAGAATTGATGAACAAATGGTCAACTCGATTCGCGTGTTATCAATGGATATGATTGAAAAAGCGAACTCCGGACATCCCGGTTTACCAATGGGAGCCGCACCTATGGCGTTTTCACTTTGGAAAAATCATTTAAAATTCAATCCAGAACATCCCACTTGGTTTAACCGCGATCGCTTCGTATTATCAGCTGGGCACGGTTCAGCAATGCTTTATAGTTTACTACATCTGTTTGGCTATGATTTACCAATGAGTGAGCTGAAAAACTTCCGTCAAACGGGTAGTAAAACGCCCGGTCATCCTGAATTTGGTCATACGGTTGGTGTGGATGCAACAACCGGACCACTTGGTCAAGGTTTCGCAATGGGAGTTGGGATGGCAATGGCTGAGGCTCACCTTGGCGCTAAATTTAACCAACCTGAATTCCCGGTGGTCGACCATAACACCTATGTGCTATGCGGAGACGGCTGTTTGATGGAAGGTATTTCCTATGAAGCCGCGTCCCTTGCTGGCCATTTAAAACTTGGAAAATTAGTTGTTTTATATGATTCAAACGATATTTCACTGGATGGTGATTTAAATGAGTCATTTTCAGAAGACATCGAACTCAGATTCCGCGCTGCTGGTTGGCAAACGCTACGTGTGGACGACGGGAATGACTTGGATGCACTAGATGCAGCCATCCATCTTGCAAAAACGGAAAAATCCCGCCCTACTTTAATCGAAGTGAAAACGGTCATCGGTTACGGTAGTCCCGGAAAAGCTGGAAAATCGGCGGCACACGGCTCCCCACTTGGCGAAAAAGAATTGAAACTAGCAAAAGAATCTTACGACTGGCAAATGCCACCTTTTGAATTGCCAAAAACCGTCGAAAATCAGAAAGAATTTTATCATTCTAAAGGTCGCGCTAGTGAAAGTAGCTGGCTCCGGACATTTAATGCTTACAAACAAAAATATCCAGAGCTCGCTGAAAGCTTACAACAATTAATGGACGATAATTTAACACCTGACTGGGACAAGGACCTACCTGTCTTTGGTGAAAAAGACGATAAACCAGTTGCAACTCGTGAAGTATCAGGAACTGTCCTTCAAGAATTGGAGAAAAAACTACCAAACTTATTTGGTGGCGCAGCTGATTTAGCTTCCTCCAATAAAACCAATTTAAAAGCTAGTGAAAGATTTGCTCCTGGTAACTATGCTGCTAAAAACATCTCGTTCGGCGTCCGCGAATTTGCGATGGGAGCAGCAGTCAACGGGATGACGCTTCACGGCGGGGTCCAAGCATTCGGTGCAACCTTCTTCGTTTTCTCAGACTATCTGCGTTCTGCGATTCGTTCAGCAGCTTTAATGGGCATTCCATCCACATTCATTATGACCCATGATTCCATCGCGGTCGGTGAAGATGGTCCAACGCACGAACCAATCGAGCATCTCGCATCTTTCCGCGCTATGCCTGGACTTCATGTAATCCGACCAGCTGACGGTAACGAAACTGTCGAAGCTTACCGCTACGCCTTTACTCAAAAAGAACAACCAACTATGCTAGTGCTCAGCCGTCAAAATCTACCAATTTTACCAAAAAGCGCTGAAAAAGCGAAAACCGGTCTATCAAAGGGTGCCTACATCTTAGCTGATTCCCCGCTAGAGAAGCTCGACATCATCTTACTTGCTTCTGGATCTGAAGTACACCTAATGATAGAAGTCAGAGATAACCTTGCTAAAAAAGGCTTTGGCGCACGTGTAGTTAGCATGCCAAGTTTTGATTTATTCGACAAACAAAATTCCGATTACAAAGAAACCATTTTACCAAAAGCAGTGAAAAAACGCTTCGCCGCCGAAATGGGCGCATCATACGGCTGGCATAAATACCTCGGGGACGCAGGTGAAATCCTCGCGATTGACTCGTTCGGTATGTCTGGTCCTGGAGACGAACTAGCAGAACAATTTGGGTTTACTGTGAAAAATTTGACCGAGCTTGCTTTAAAACAATTGTAA
- the fsa gene encoding fructose-6-phosphate aldolase, translating into MKFFLDTASVSEIKRISELGLVDGVTTNPTIIAKEGRPFEEVIKEICSIVDGPVSAEVIGLEADKMVEEARTLAKWAPNVVVKIPMTEEGLKAVHTLTAEGIKTNVTLIFTVSQGLMAAKAGATYISPFLGRLDDIGTDGIILIKNLKKVLDNYGLKAEIISASIRHIGHLEEAAEAGAHIATIPGSLFPKLWSHPLTDKGIEGFLKDWEAFSQKEGN; encoded by the coding sequence ATGAAATTTTTCTTGGACACAGCAAGCGTATCGGAAATAAAACGAATTAGCGAACTTGGTTTAGTAGATGGTGTCACAACCAACCCAACCATCATCGCAAAAGAAGGTAGACCATTTGAAGAAGTCATCAAAGAAATTTGTTCTATCGTAGACGGCCCAGTTAGCGCAGAAGTTATCGGCCTCGAAGCAGATAAAATGGTAGAAGAAGCTCGAACTCTAGCAAAATGGGCGCCAAATGTAGTAGTTAAAATCCCAATGACGGAAGAAGGTTTAAAAGCGGTCCATACCCTCACAGCTGAAGGAATTAAAACAAATGTGACTCTTATTTTCACTGTTTCTCAAGGATTAATGGCTGCAAAAGCTGGCGCAACTTATATTAGTCCATTTTTAGGAAGACTTGATGATATTGGAACAGACGGCATCATTTTAATTAAAAACTTAAAGAAAGTGCTTGATAATTATGGTCTTAAAGCAGAAATCATTTCAGCAAGTATCCGCCATATCGGGCATTTAGAGGAAGCTGCTGAAGCTGGCGCACACATCGCGACTATTCCTGGAAGTCTTTTCCCAAAACTTTGGTCTCATCCTTTGACTGATAAAGGTATTGAAGGATTTTTAAAAGATTGGGAAGCGTTCAGTCAGAAAGAAGGCAATTAA
- a CDS encoding SDR family oxidoreductase produces the protein MTFKGFDKDFNITDKVAVVTGAASGIGKAMAELFSEKGAYVVLLDIKEDVKDVAAKINPSRTLALQVDITKKENIEKVVAEIKKVYPKIDILANSAGVALLEKAEDLPEEYWDKTMELNLKGSFLMAQIIGREMIATGGGKIVNMASQASVIALDKHVAYCASKAAIVSMTQVLAMEWAPYNINVNAISPTVILTELGKKAWAGQVGEDMKKLIPAGRFGYPEEVAACALFLVSDAASLITGENLIIDGGYTIK, from the coding sequence ATGACTTTTAAAGGTTTTGATAAAGATTTTAATATTACAGATAAAGTAGCAGTTGTAACTGGAGCGGCAAGCGGGATTGGTAAAGCAATGGCGGAACTTTTTTCTGAAAAAGGCGCGTATGTTGTCTTACTTGATATTAAAGAAGATGTAAAAGATGTCGCAGCAAAAATTAACCCATCAAGAACGCTTGCTCTTCAAGTCGATATCACTAAGAAAGAAAACATCGAAAAAGTCGTTGCCGAAATTAAAAAAGTCTATCCAAAAATCGATATTTTGGCCAATTCAGCTGGTGTCGCACTTCTTGAAAAAGCAGAAGACTTGCCAGAAGAATACTGGGATAAAACAATGGAACTTAACTTAAAAGGTTCGTTCCTAATGGCGCAAATTATCGGTCGCGAAATGATTGCAACTGGCGGCGGAAAAATCGTTAATATGGCCTCTCAAGCTTCGGTTATTGCACTTGATAAACACGTTGCCTACTGCGCTAGTAAAGCAGCAATTGTTTCAATGACCCAAGTGCTAGCAATGGAATGGGCGCCTTACAATATTAATGTTAATGCGATTTCCCCAACCGTTATCCTAACCGAACTCGGCAAAAAAGCTTGGGCCGGTCAAGTCGGCGAAGACATGAAAAAATTAATCCCAGCTGGTCGATTTGGTTATCCAGAAGAAGTTGCCGCTTGCGCCCTCTTTTTAGTAAGTGATGCAGCGAGCCTTATTACTGGTGAAAACCTCATTATCGACGGTGGTTATACGATTAAATAA
- the rpiB gene encoding ribose 5-phosphate isomerase B, with protein sequence MKIAIGCDEMGYELKQTLITRLKEKNIAFTDFGSFEDEKVLYPSIAEKVALEVKNNDYDRGILICGTGIGMAITANKIHGIRAAQIHDSYSAERARKSNDAHIMTMGALVIGPSLAVSLLDTWLDSDFSGGRSQAKVDLMEEIDQKNR encoded by the coding sequence ATGAAAATCGCAATTGGTTGTGACGAAATGGGTTACGAACTAAAACAAACCCTTATCACACGTTTAAAGGAGAAAAATATCGCGTTTACTGATTTCGGTAGTTTTGAAGATGAAAAAGTACTTTATCCGAGCATTGCCGAAAAAGTAGCGTTAGAAGTTAAAAATAACGATTACGACCGGGGAATTCTCATTTGCGGTACAGGGATTGGAATGGCCATTACAGCAAACAAAATTCACGGCATTCGCGCAGCACAAATTCATGATTCTTATTCAGCAGAACGCGCAAGAAAAAGTAACGATGCGCATATTATGACCATGGGCGCACTTGTAATCGGTCCATCCCTTGCAGTTTCGCTACTTGACACTTGGCTTGATAGTGACTTTTCAGGTGGACGTTCCCAAGCAAAAGTAGATTTAATGGAAGAAATAGACCAAAAAAATAGATAA